In one window of Poriferisphaera corsica DNA:
- a CDS encoding autotransporter outer membrane beta-barrel domain-containing protein: MNNICRYSTATLLSAFTVMSTGLGLCQSINAAPYNAEIKQHIIEDSTTNALACGSFDSDGVNATFTNESFMYAKNTGRGDAYGIQSLGIVNANAILGEIYTESGTSETQYPPSYGSYSYYDSMGIYCSKDVSIAGDVSAKITAIIKGVNSHQNNKIRAAGIFSNGDIVMGDITQDATIVVSADVEYGVGNGIYAKDTMIIGDVAGQIYVKTGHHGRGLSASDNLILGDISGSIIVDDSGIGATGVSSGEVLTVGNITGTIATRSSGSAHGLSSYKAQSIGDISGIIESVSGAGYAARGIYTSNSDLQIGKDNGSDDTVGIRGTIKAISGDLGTPIGDNPSRAYGLHSNGNLTVDGDITGTISAYAAGQPKEDSGIVLPPWTGGGVIIIGGGGTVVYNGTGNSISIGSIGVDGSIMTIDGNASIGLSEYTLTFSAAEETPPVTQVTATLTTAEPVAISAAIYSSKDDGTINLNNITEDATLIAIAEGLNSEAYGILLQSENDNDDSGSVTVGNIDGQIVVGANRKAYGILSEDHLIIGNVSGVISVQANGYSNSGNSLELPGATENVFGAAAGIVSSGDFSIGEISGAIRVHGKDAAIGIASYGTLDTVVSGTIAATTTDGNFNYAINSHTGNDRLTLKDGAVVIGDIDLGSQDVGEADILTLEGYGTYNDTLHNIEHIKVNSAVSLIVGFDDLDAVQKQAAIISSIHETNTWKLSKKAAVDQLDVYTGYLKVDGGVEISGALNLASNAGMIFELTDDATVTAQSINLADGSRLITQQGEAILEQKIYTILDAENVITDNGAIIAIKDSALIDYEIYDASPSDKKQIIATPTSLDSVTSSSNDGIATSLQAALNNASVGQEIKDYVAHLQTLSNAEEIDKVVRKLSPQASIGVADATSNVSTGVTNQLTSRTSSASRSSSLAQSGLSNEYPILLAGPALRDKDGYQAWASTFGSLSKQDDDGLINGYKSKALGTLVGLDRQGENVLVGFALGYAYADIDTNNSNSSTELDALTAGFYAAYQSSAIKYEAGSIYTLGMSDFEREVPLNQTAEADDVLSHTFTNYIGASYEMRLQDDRISLSPNAQFSYTYFTQESYSESGVGSLGLDVDSFNNDIITATVGIKSQYRHSDQLTLNSSLLYKYDLVNDAPTVESSFQSVGSTPFKTTGLETDKNAIELGAGLDYQISDRFKVSCDYSYEHRSSLKTQNLTLGLNLLF; the protein is encoded by the coding sequence ATGAATAATATCTGCCGCTATAGCACAGCTACTCTTTTGAGTGCGTTTACTGTGATGTCGACTGGTCTGGGATTATGCCAATCCATTAATGCCGCACCATACAACGCAGAGATCAAACAGCACATCATCGAGGATTCAACGACAAATGCATTAGCATGTGGCTCATTCGATTCCGATGGTGTCAACGCGACATTCACGAACGAATCCTTCATGTATGCGAAAAACACCGGCCGCGGTGATGCATATGGCATTCAAAGCCTCGGCATTGTCAATGCCAACGCTATTCTCGGCGAAATCTATACTGAATCAGGAACCAGTGAAACGCAATATCCACCATCTTATGGATCCTACTCTTACTACGATTCGATGGGTATTTATTGCAGCAAAGACGTCAGTATTGCAGGTGATGTTTCAGCGAAGATAACAGCCATCATCAAAGGCGTTAATAGCCACCAAAATAATAAGATCCGCGCAGCCGGCATCTTCTCAAACGGCGATATCGTGATGGGTGATATCACACAAGATGCGACTATTGTCGTATCTGCTGATGTAGAATATGGGGTTGGCAACGGCATCTATGCTAAAGACACCATGATAATCGGTGATGTAGCTGGGCAAATTTATGTGAAGACCGGCCACCATGGTCGTGGCTTATCCGCAAGCGATAATCTCATTCTTGGCGATATCTCAGGATCCATCATTGTTGATGACAGCGGTATTGGTGCAACAGGAGTGAGTTCAGGCGAAGTTCTGACGGTTGGCAATATCACAGGCACCATCGCTACACGAAGTTCCGGCTCTGCACACGGGCTGAGTTCCTACAAGGCGCAATCAATCGGCGATATCTCAGGTATTATCGAATCAGTCAGCGGTGCAGGTTACGCTGCGCGAGGAATCTATACTTCTAATTCTGATTTGCAAATTGGCAAAGATAATGGTTCCGATGACACAGTTGGTATCAGGGGTACGATCAAAGCAATCAGCGGCGATTTAGGCACACCGATCGGAGACAATCCAAGCCGGGCTTATGGGTTACATAGCAACGGTAACCTGACTGTTGACGGCGATATTACAGGCACAATCTCTGCATACGCCGCAGGCCAGCCCAAAGAAGATTCCGGCATCGTTTTGCCTCCGTGGACAGGTGGCGGCGTCATCATCATCGGTGGCGGCGGTACCGTGGTCTATAACGGTACAGGGAACAGTATTTCAATTGGATCGATAGGGGTTGACGGAAGCATCATGACAATCGACGGCAATGCATCCATCGGATTATCTGAATACACGCTGACATTTAGCGCAGCAGAGGAAACTCCTCCAGTTACACAAGTAACAGCAACACTCACGACTGCTGAACCAGTTGCGATATCCGCTGCAATATACTCAAGTAAAGATGATGGAACGATCAACCTCAATAATATCACAGAGGACGCAACACTAATCGCTATCGCTGAAGGCTTGAATAGTGAAGCTTATGGCATCCTGTTACAAAGCGAAAATGATAACGATGACAGCGGGTCTGTAACGGTCGGCAATATTGATGGTCAAATCGTTGTCGGTGCTAACCGAAAAGCATACGGCATTCTATCAGAAGATCACCTCATAATTGGTAATGTTTCAGGTGTGATCAGTGTGCAGGCAAATGGTTACAGCAATAGCGGAAATAGTTTGGAATTACCCGGTGCCACTGAAAATGTTTTCGGTGCTGCTGCAGGTATTGTCAGTAGCGGTGATTTCTCAATCGGTGAAATCAGTGGTGCGATACGTGTTCATGGAAAAGATGCAGCAATTGGCATTGCTTCTTATGGCACTCTGGATACCGTTGTCTCAGGAACAATCGCAGCTACAACAACCGACGGTAATTTCAATTATGCCATCAACTCGCACACAGGCAACGATCGACTAACACTGAAGGATGGCGCAGTCGTCATTGGTGATATTGATCTAGGCAGTCAGGATGTTGGTGAGGCAGATATTCTGACACTCGAAGGCTACGGGACATACAACGATACGCTGCACAATATTGAGCATATCAAGGTCAATAGCGCAGTCTCACTCATTGTTGGCTTTGATGATTTGGACGCTGTACAGAAACAAGCTGCAATCATCAGCTCAATTCATGAAACCAACACTTGGAAATTATCTAAAAAAGCAGCCGTCGACCAGCTTGACGTGTACACCGGCTACTTGAAGGTTGATGGCGGTGTTGAGATCTCAGGAGCCTTGAACCTAGCATCAAATGCAGGCATGATTTTTGAATTAACCGATGATGCAACCGTCACCGCACAATCGATCAATCTTGCCGACGGCTCACGCCTTATCACCCAGCAAGGCGAAGCAATCCTCGAACAAAAAATATACACCATTCTTGATGCCGAAAATGTGATCACTGACAACGGTGCAATCATCGCAATTAAAGACAGTGCTTTAATTGACTACGAAATCTATGACGCATCACCAAGTGATAAGAAGCAGATCATAGCAACTCCTACATCACTGGATTCTGTAACCTCATCCTCTAACGACGGGATCGCAACATCGCTCCAGGCTGCACTGAATAATGCTTCAGTAGGCCAAGAGATCAAAGATTACGTTGCCCATCTGCAGACTCTCAGCAACGCAGAAGAAATCGATAAAGTCGTACGCAAATTGTCTCCGCAAGCATCAATTGGTGTTGCCGATGCAACTTCCAATGTCTCCACTGGCGTTACAAATCAACTCACCTCACGTACAAGCTCCGCGAGCCGCAGCAGCTCACTTGCACAATCAGGTCTGTCGAACGAATACCCGATCCTGCTCGCAGGCCCAGCCCTTCGTGATAAAGATGGCTACCAGGCATGGGCATCAACCTTTGGCTCATTGTCAAAGCAAGATGATGACGGCCTAATTAACGGCTACAAATCAAAAGCACTCGGCACACTCGTTGGCCTTGACCGCCAAGGTGAAAACGTTCTGGTCGGTTTCGCACTCGGCTACGCATACGCTGACATTGATACAAATAACTCAAACAGCTCAACGGAGCTGGACGCACTCACCGCAGGTTTCTACGCCGCATACCAGTCTTCAGCAATCAAGTACGAAGCCGGCTCGATTTACACGTTAGGCATGTCAGACTTTGAACGTGAAGTCCCACTCAATCAGACTGCCGAAGCAGACGATGTTCTTTCTCATACATTCACAAACTACATCGGCGCAAGCTATGAAATGAGATTGCAGGATGACCGGATTTCACTATCACCTAACGCTCAATTCTCATATACCTACTTCACACAAGAGTCATACTCAGAGTCAGGCGTCGGCAGCCTCGGACTTGATGTCGATTCATTCAACAACGACATCATCACCGCAACCGTCGGCATAAAATCCCAATACCGTCACAGCGACCAATTAACCCTCAACAGCTCGCTTCTATATAAGTACGATTTAGTGAATGACGCCCCCACAGTCGAGTCATCCTTCCAATCAGTTGGCTCAACTCCATTCAAAACCACAGGACTTGAAACAGACAAGAACGCAATTGAGTTAGGTGCCGGTCTGGATTATCAAATCAGCGATCGTTTCAAAGTGTCTTGTGATTATTCATACGAACATCGCAGCAGCTTAAAAACTCAAAATCTGACCTTAGGCTTAAATCTTCTGTTCTAA
- the queC gene encoding 7-cyano-7-deazaguanine synthase QueC has translation MSTPNQTQITARPKTVLTFSGGLDSTTLLYYLQAEGHDTLTLSIDYGQRHKVELDYAERILQHLGIQHHKTIDLHCMNDLMQGSSLTQPDIDVPLGHYEEESMKQTVVPNRNMIILSLAAGWAISNQATYIAYAAHAGDHAIYPDCRPEFADACAKAIELADWHIVKLIRPFVDKTKGEIVKIGQELGVPYELTWSCYQGGSIHCGACGTCIERREAFMQAGVPDPTVYADAAPRMTLDDAGNAEIHWQ, from the coding sequence ATGTCCACGCCAAACCAAACTCAAATAACAGCACGTCCGAAAACAGTCCTGACTTTTTCGGGCGGTCTCGATTCAACCACTCTCCTGTATTACTTGCAAGCAGAGGGGCATGATACGCTCACACTATCCATCGATTATGGGCAACGACATAAAGTTGAACTTGATTATGCAGAAAGAATCTTACAACACTTGGGTATCCAGCATCATAAAACCATCGACCTTCATTGCATGAATGATCTCATGCAGGGTTCTTCTTTAACACAGCCCGATATTGATGTGCCGCTTGGCCATTACGAAGAAGAATCAATGAAGCAAACGGTTGTTCCAAACCGTAACATGATCATTCTCTCACTTGCTGCCGGTTGGGCGATTTCTAATCAAGCAACTTATATCGCCTATGCCGCTCACGCAGGCGATCATGCCATATATCCTGATTGCCGTCCGGAGTTTGCAGATGCATGTGCAAAAGCGATTGAACTTGCGGATTGGCACATCGTGAAACTAATACGCCCTTTCGTTGATAAAACAAAAGGTGAAATTGTGAAGATCGGCCAAGAACTTGGTGTCCCCTACGAACTCACCTGGTCGTGTTATCAAGGCGGTAGCATTCACTGCGGCGCTTGCGGCACCTGTATCGAACGCCGCGAAGCATTCATGCAGGCAGGTGTTCCAGACCCAACAGTTTACGCAGATGCCGCCCCAAGAATGACGCTCGATGATGCCGGCAACGCAGAGATCCATTGGCAGTAG